Within the Streptomyces sp. NBC_00353 genome, the region TTCCTGCTCAGCTCACTGGTCGTGGTCATCGGCCTGATCATCCGACTGCGGATCAACGAGTCCGAGACCTTCAAGGCCGCGAAGGACACGCAGGCGGCCCAGACCGCGCCGGTGAAGCTACTGCTGCGGAACAACCGCCGCGAGGTGTTCGGCGGACTGTTCACCAAGTTCGTCGAGGCCGCGGTCTTCCCCTTCTACACCGTCTTCCTCGTCGCATACGCCAAGGACCAGGGCGTCGACTCCGGCATGGTGCTGAACGCGGTCCTGATCGCGATCGGCGCCGAGCTGGTCATGATCCCGTTGCTCGGCCGGCTCACCGACCGCGTCGGCAGGCGCCCGGTCTACCTGGCCGCAGCCGTGCTCAACCTGCTGCTGGTAGTCCCCGCCTTCAGGGCGATCCAGACCGGCAACATGGCCGTGATCGTGCTGCTGCTGATCGCCGGCCTCGCCTTCGGCCACGCGGGCACCTACGCCCCGCAGGCCTCGTACTTCCCCGAACTCTTCCCCTCGGTCGCCCGTTACAGCGGCATCTCGATCGTCTGGCAGTTCGGCTCGATGCTCGCCAGCGGCCCTTTCACCGTGGTGGCCACCGCGCTGCTGCTGGCCGGCGACGGCTCGTTCACCTGGGTCGCCGTGTACGTCTCTGCTCTCATCGCGGTCAGCATCGTGGCCCTGTGCTTCATGCCGGAGACCGCACCCGGCCGCCGCGGCGGCCGGGAGTACGCGCACTGGCCGGAGGCCGCTCACGACACCACGGCGAGCGACGAGACCGCGCCGGTCGGCGCCGGGCGCCACTGACCAACAGTTCAGCACCACTCCGCGCCGCCGGCACTCCGCAGGAAGTCGGCGGCGCGGCACAGCAGAGGAGCAGCACCCATGGCCACCATCACCGAGGCGAAGGTCATCATCACCTCGCCGGGCCGCAACTTCGTCACCCTGAAGATCACCACATCGGACGGCGTGACCGGCCTCGGCGACGCGACCCTGAACGGCCGCGAACTCGCCGTCGCGTCATACCTCCAGGACCATCTGGTCCCGCTGCTCATCGGCCGCGACGCCGACCGCATCGAGGACATGTGGCAGTACCTCTACAAGGGGGCCTACTGGCGCCGCGGCCCCGTGACGATGACCGCGATCGCGGCAGTGGACATCGCACTCTGGGACATCAAGGGCAAAGTCGCCGGTATGCCCGTGTACGACCTGCTGGGTGGCCGCGCTCGTGACGGCGCCATGGTCTACGGCCACGCGAGCGGCGGAAGCGTCGCCGAACTGCTCGACGACGTGGCCCGCTTCCGCGACCGCGGCTACCAGGCGATCCGGGCGCAGGCCGCCGTGCCCGGCTCCCCGGGCAGCTACGGCGTACGCCACGGCGCGATCTACGAACCCGCGGCCACCTCCCTGCCCGAGGAACAGCTGTGGTCGACCGAGGCGTACCTCGACTTCGCTCCGGGCTACCTCACCGAGGTTCGGGAGAAGTTCGGCTTCGACTTCCATCTGCTGCACGATGTGCACCACCGGCTGACCCCCACCGAGGCCGGTCGGCTCGGCCGTCGGCTCGAGGACCTGCGGATGTTCTGGATGGAGGACCCGACGCCCGCCGAACTGCAGGAGTCGTTCCGCCAGATCCGCCAGGCCACCACCACACCGATCGCCGTCGGTGAGGTCTTCAACTCCATCTGGGACTGCCAGCAGCTCATCACCGAGCGCCTCATCGACTACGTCCGCGCCTCGGTGTCCCACGCCGGCGGAATCACCCACCTGCGACGCATCTTCAACCTCGCCGAGCTCTACCAGGTGCGCACCGGCTCGCACGGCGCCACCGACCTCTCACCGGTAAGCCTCTCCGCCGCCGTACACCTCGACGTGACCGTGCCGAACTTCGGCATCCAGGAGTACATGGAGCACTCCCCGCTCACCCACGAGGTCTTCCACACCTCGTACGAGTTCCACGAGGGCGCTCTCCACCCCTCGCCGGCCCCGGGCCTCGGCGTCGAACTCGACGAGGAGGCGGCCGTGCGCTTCCCGTACAACCCCAAGTACCTGCCGGTGGGCCGCAGGACGGACGGATCGGTGCACGACTGGTGACCAGCCACGAGCGACTCTCCCGCAAGACCCTTGGCGCCCTCTCACCCGAG harbors:
- a CDS encoding MFS transporter, which translates into the protein MSGHDSATPVASAPPKELRRTVGASVVGTIAEYYDFFIYGTASALAFNEVFFPEVDSAVGTLAAFSTYAVGFFARPLGGLVWGHIGDRIGRKKALVFTLLLTGLGTFAVGLLPTYNQIGIWAAVILVLVRLIQGFGVGGEQGGAVLLTAEAAPPARRGFYASFVQLGSPAAYLIPTGLFALLTTQLSDEAFLAWGWRIPFLLSSLVVVIGLIIRLRINESETFKAAKDTQAAQTAPVKLLLRNNRREVFGGLFTKFVEAAVFPFYTVFLVAYAKDQGVDSGMVLNAVLIAIGAELVMIPLLGRLTDRVGRRPVYLAAAVLNLLLVVPAFRAIQTGNMAVIVLLLIAGLAFGHAGTYAPQASYFPELFPSVARYSGISIVWQFGSMLASGPFTVVATALLLAGDGSFTWVAVYVSALIAVSIVALCFMPETAPGRRGGREYAHWPEAAHDTTASDETAPVGAGRH
- the manD gene encoding D-mannonate dehydratase ManD gives rise to the protein MATITEAKVIITSPGRNFVTLKITTSDGVTGLGDATLNGRELAVASYLQDHLVPLLIGRDADRIEDMWQYLYKGAYWRRGPVTMTAIAAVDIALWDIKGKVAGMPVYDLLGGRARDGAMVYGHASGGSVAELLDDVARFRDRGYQAIRAQAAVPGSPGSYGVRHGAIYEPAATSLPEEQLWSTEAYLDFAPGYLTEVREKFGFDFHLLHDVHHRLTPTEAGRLGRRLEDLRMFWMEDPTPAELQESFRQIRQATTTPIAVGEVFNSIWDCQQLITERLIDYVRASVSHAGGITHLRRIFNLAELYQVRTGSHGATDLSPVSLSAAVHLDVTVPNFGIQEYMEHSPLTHEVFHTSYEFHEGALHPSPAPGLGVELDEEAAVRFPYNPKYLPVGRRTDGSVHDW